The Halarchaeum grantii nucleotide sequence CTCCTACGTCCAGTCCGGCAAGCTCGACTTCAACCTCCGCAGCGAGTACGACACGACGTACGACGAGTACCTCGCGGGGATGAGCTACGACGAGATGGCGGGCGCGGGGAGCCAGGGCCTCCCGCAGAACGAGGAGGAGGGGCGCCGCTACCAGTACTAGCCCCACCATTCAACAGCCCCGGCGGCGAAGTGCGAGCGATGATCCTCTGTGTCGACCCCGACGCGGACGCGCTCGCGGCGACCCGCGACGCGCTCGCGGACGCCGGGTACGAGACGGCGACGGCGGGGACGGCCGCCGAGGCGTACGACGCGCTCGAGGCGACTGACTCGACCACTCTCGACGCGCTCGTCACCGAGTACGAACTGCCGGACGGCACCGGCCTCGAACTCGTTCGCGGGGTTCGCGAGCGCGCACCGGACACCACCTGTATCCTCTTCACCTCGACGCCCGTCACGGACGTCGACACCGCCGCGTTCGGCGACGTCATCGCGGACTACATCGCGAAGGACGACCCGGAGTCCCGCGCGGAGCTCCGCGACGTCCTCGAGCACGCGATCGCGTTCCAGTGCCAGACCGCCTACCCGCTCCCGGAGGACGAGGACGCGCGTCTCGCGGCGCTCGAGCGGTACGCGCTGGACGCCGACGCGCTCGGAAGCGCCCTCGACCGACTGGGGGAACTCGCGACCGCGCTCTTCGACGTCGAGGCGGCCGCGATCGGCCTCATCGACGCCCACGAGCAGCGCTTTCTCGCCTGCCACGGCATCGCGTTCGACCCGATAGAGCGCGAGGAGACGGTCTGCACGTACGCGCTCCTCGACGAGGACGTGACGGTGATCGAGGACGTGAGCGAGGACCCGCGCTTCGAGGCGAACGAGAGCCTGCGCGCGGCCGGTATCGCGTTCTACGCGAGCGCGTCGCTCGTCACGCCGGACGGGCAGGCGATCGGGACGTTCTGCGTCTACGACGACGAACCCCGGTCGTTCGGGGAGCGCGAGCGCGAACTCCTCACCATGCTCGCCGACGAGGCGATGGAGCAACTCGAGCTCCGGCGCGAGCGCGCCGAGAACGGGGGTGGTGCCGATGCGTGAGGGCGCCTACGGCTTCGAGGGGCTGCCGCTCGCGGACGTCGAGGCGGGGTCGAGCGTCCTGATCGCTGGACCGCCCCACGGCGGGGCGCGGACGCTCGCGCTCCGCATGCTCGCGGGGGCGGCCGAGGAGGGGACGGTGGTCGTGACGACGAACCGCCGCGCGGGGCGACTCGCCGGTGACTGCGAGCGCGCCGGAATCGCCATGGACGCGGAGCGCACCGCGATCATCGACTGCGTCGGCGGGGAGGACGCGGACGTATCCGCTCGCGTCCTCCCGGTCTCCGGCCCTTCGGACCTCACGGGAATCGGGATGCGCTTCTCGGACGTCCATCGCTCCTTCGAGCGCGCGGGCGTCGACGGCGTGCGGACCGGCGTCTGCTCGCTCTCGACGCTGCTCTCGTTCGGCGAACTCCAGTCCGTCTCGCGCTTCGTGCACACGCTCGTCGGCCGTGTCGACAGCGTCGACGGCCTCGGCGTCTTCCTCGTCGATCCGGCGATGCACGACGAGCGCGCGCTCAGCACGCTCTCGCAGTTCTGCTCGGGTCGCATCGACGTTCGGGAGGGCGAGGACGGCGCGGAGTTCCGCGTTCGCGGCCTCTCCGGGCAGTCCCGCGAGTGGGTCGGCTTCGACGCGACGCTGGAGTAGCGCGCCCGCCACGGCGGCGACGGCCGCGAGGGCGCGTCGGGACCCGCTCTCAGACGACGTCGCCGCCCGCGCCGGCCTGCGTGACGCGCGGGTCGTCGAGGGCGTCCGCGAGGATGGCGAACCCGAGGTCGATCTCGCGCTCGGTGGCGTCGAGCGGCGGGAGGAGTCGGAGGGTCTTGTGCCCGCAGCCGAGCGTGAGGAGGCCGCGCGTCAGGCAGGCCTTCATGAGCGCGCCGCGTCGTTCCTTCGAGTCGAGCTCGATGGCGAGCATCAGGCCGCGCCCGCGAACGTCGGTGACGTACTCCGAATCGAGGTCGGTGAGGAGGTCGGTGAACTGGCGGCCGCGCTCGCGGACGTTCGCGAGGAGGTCGTGCTCGTGGATTGCCTCGATGGTGGCGACGCCCTGCGCGGACGCGAGGAGGTCGCCGGCGCCCCACGTCGAGGAGAGCCGGCCGGTCTCCTCGGGGAAGAGGTCCTCGTTCGCGACGGTCGCGCCCACCCGAAGCCCCTTCGCGGACGTGATGACGTCCGGGTCGAGGTCGAGGTGGTCGATGCCCCACATCTCGCCGGTGCGGCCGAGGCCGGACTGGATCTCGTCGCTGATGACCTTGAAGCCGTGCTCCTCTTTGGCGGCGGCGATGTCGCGGGCGAACTCGTCGTTCGCGACGCGGTAGCCGCCCTCGCCCTGCTGTGGCTCCAGGATCACGAACGCGAGTTCGTCGGCGGGGACGGGTCCGCGAGTGGGGTGGAGGGCGTCCGCGAGGCGGTTCCCACCGGGGCCGTCCGTCTTCCACCCGCAGGTGCACTCGCCCTCGCAGGCGCAGTAGGGGAGGCTGAGGACGCCCGGCACTTCCGGGAATCCGCGGCGCTGGACGGCCTTCGAGCGATTGAGCGAGAGCGCGCCGAGAGTGCGGCCGTGGAACGCCCCATCGAAGGTGACGCCGCGGTGCCCGCGCTCGGCGTAGCAGATCTTGATGGCGTTCTCGACGGCTTCGGCGCCCGAGTTGGAGAGGAACGCGGTGTCGAGGGCGTAGTGGCTCGTGGCGTCCGTGAGCCGGTCGAGCAGTTGGGTGGGCCCGGGGAGGTCGGGGTCCTCGACGCTCCCGCCGCCGCTGACGTAGAAGTCCTGGCCGGCGATCTTCATGGGGTCGACGAGGTCGAACGACTCGAGCTTCTCGAGTATCTTCGGGTTGTTGTAGCCGAGGGGCGCGGAGGCGACGTGCGCGGTGAAGTCGAGGAGGACGTTCCCGTCGACGTCCGTGCAGAAGGGGCCGACGGCGTCCTCGGTGATGTCCCAGACGAAGTCGTAGACGTAGGTGCTCGGGGCGGCGTGCTCGTGGTGGCGCTCGACCCATTCGCGGGCGCGCTCCCCGGGGAAGGAGTCGACGCGGACCTCGGCGGTGTCCCTGTCCATACCCCGTCTGGGGCCGGCGCCCTCCTAAAGACCGCGACCGCGCTACACGAGGAGGACGGCGACGCCGGCGGCGACGAGGAGGCCGGCGCTCGCGGTGACGACGCCGCGAGCGAACGCCCGGTTCGAACTCGCGGCGGCGAGCCCGGCCTTCACGACGATGCTCGCGCCGGTGGCGAGCATGACGGCGACGGCGGCCTCGTTCGCGGCGAGTTCGCCGGTGCGGTAGAGGACGACGGCGGAGGTGGCGACGCCGGCGGAGGAGACGAGGCCGGAGCCGACGGCGGTGACGTAGAAGCCGAGCGCGCCGAACGCGCCGCTCGCGAGGCCGCTCCCGGCGACGATGAGGAGGAAGATGGCGCCGAAGCCGAGGGCGTTCCGCAGCGAGAACGGGCTGGAGAGCTCGACGTCGACGGTCGTCCGCCAGTCGGCGACGGCGTAGGCGACGGCGACGCTCCCGAGGACGACGACGGCGAGCGGAACGCCGACGGCGACGAGCGGCGGGTCGGCGTAGCCGAGTGTGAAGACGACGACGATGACGAGGTTGCGAAGCGCCATCGCGGCGTTCGCGAGGAGGACGCCCGCGACGGCGTAGTCGGCGGCGTCCTCGTCCCGGGAGACGTGGTCGAGCATCGTCCCGACGACCGCCGTTGAGGACGCGAGGCCGCCGAAGAAGCCGGTGACGGCGATGCCGCGACTCCCGTAGGCCTTCACGACGACGTAGTTCGCGATGCCGATGCCGGCGACGAAGACGACCATCAGCCAGACGACGCGGGGTTCGATCTGGACGCCGTAGCTCGCGACGCCGAGCGTGTACGTGCCGGCGGGGAGGAGCGGGTAGACGACGAACGCGATGATGGCGAATTCGGCGGTCGAGCGGAGTTCCTCGGCGGAGAGGCCCCACGCGAGCTCGTGGAGCTCGCGCTTGAAGACGAGGAGGAGCGACGAGGTGACGGCGACGACGGTCGCGGGCAGTATCTCGCCGAGGCCGACGAGGAGGCCGACGCCGTACGCGACGAGGAGGCTGACGGCGGTGGTGAGGTGGAGGCTCGTCTCCGCCCCGCCGGAGCCGCGACGCAGGCCGTCGAGCATCAGGACGCCCGCGAGGACGACGACGAAGCCCGCGCCGACGGCGGAGAGGAGGGGGAGACAGCCCGCGCCGATGGCGCCGTCGACCGGGGTGACGCCGCACGTCGCGGCGTCGAAGGTGGTGAAGACGGTGCCGAGGACGCTGATGAGCGCGAACGTCCGGATGCCGGCGGCCTTCTGCGACCACTCGCGTTCGAGGCCGAGGAACAGTCCGAGGCCGACGGCGACGCCGAGGCGGACGACGCGGCTGTCGATAGGGGCGGCGGCGAGTGTGCTCGCGAGGTCGGCCACGACCACCGTACCACGGGTCGCACGAAAAAAGACACGGGTGTGGGTGGGTTTTTGCCACCCGAGGGTGACGTGTCCGTATGGACTCGAGGTGGGACATCGACCGCGCCCGACTCGGCTGGTGGGTGACGGGGCTCGCGCTTGCGAGCGTCCTCGCCTACGTCGTCTACTCGTTCATCGGGACGTTCGTCTTCGGCCTCTTCATCTACTACGCCATCCGGCCGGTCTATCGGCAGTTACGGACGCGTATCCGCCCGCCGTCGCTCGCGGCGGCGGTGAGCATCGTCGCGTTCGCGCTCCCGGCGCTCCTCCTCCTCGCGTACGTCTCCGCGATCGGCCTCCAGGAGTTCAACGCCTACCTGACCGCGCATCCGGACAGCTTCGAGCAGCTGGAGGCGATGCTCCAGCCGTACATCGACGTCTCGAGCATCGTCCAAGACCCCCAGTCGATACTGGACTCGCCGGACGCGCTCGCGGCGGTGCGGCAGATACTCGAGGCCGCACAGGGCTACCTCGGCTTCTTCGGGAGCGTCGCGATCCACGCGTTCATGATGCTCATCATCGTCTTCTACCTGCTGCGCGACGACCAGCGCCTCGCGTCGTGGTTCCACCGGCGCTTCGACGACGCGGACGGCGTCGTGCACGCGTACGCGAAGCGCATCGACCGCGACTTCTCGATCATCTTCTTCGGGAACATCCTGAACGCGGTGATGACGGCGGCGATCGGCGGCATCTCCTACAGCCTCCTCGATTACGCCGCGCCCGCAGGCGTCGGGATCCCGTATCCGGCGCTCGTCGGCCTGCTCGTCGGCATCGCGAGCCTCGTCCCCGTCGTCGGCATCAAACTCGTCTACGTCCCGGTGAGCCTCCTCCTGCTCTTCCGGGCGTCGAGCGCTGCGCCGGGCGCGTTCTGGTTCCCGGCGGTCTTCGTCGCCGTCTCCTTCGTCATCGTGGACGTCATCCCGGACCTCGTGTTGCGCCCGTACGTCTCCGGGCGGAACCTCCACCTCGGGATGGTGATGCTCGCGTACACGTTCGGGCCGCTGCTCTTCGGGTGGCACGGCATCTTCCTCGGGCCGATGCTCCTCGTGCTCGTCGTCCACTTCGTCCGCCTCGTCCTCCCGGAGCTGCTCGCGGGCGCGCGCATCGAACCCGAGGCCGTCGGGCCGTCCATGGTCACCGCCGACACCGTCCAGACGTCGCTCGCCGACGTGACGGCCTCCGTGCGGTCGGACGAGGAGGACTAGTCGAGTTCGGTGCCGTCCCGGGGACAGTAGCGGACCTCGGGGTCGCTCGTCGCGTACCCGCACTCGGGGCAGGCGCGGCGCGTGAGCGACTCACGTTCGTCGTCGCGTCCGCGAAAGAGCAGGGGGACGAACGGGACGAGCAGGAAGCAGAGGACCCACCCGGTGTAGTAATAGATCGCGGCGCTGGCGGCGAGCGAGGCGAGCAGGCCGACGAGCGCGGTGGCGTGTCGCGACTGCATACACGCGTCTACGCCGAGGCGGTGGTTGTCGGTTCCGGACGGCGGTTGCGCGGCGACCGACGTGTTCGTGGGCCGTCACGTCCGCGAACCGGCCGGTCGAAGATCGTTAATCATTAACCGAAGAATTGGGAATGGTGGTCTGAATCAATGATACGACCGGATCTATCGACCCAGCGCGGCCGACTCGCCGTCGTCGCGTTCGCGGCGCTCGCCACCGTGCTGATCGCACTCGCACCGACCCCCGAAGGGCTCTCGCTCGCCGGGAAGTACGCCGTCGCGACGCTCATCTTCGCGGCGATCTGCTGGGTCAGCGGCGCGCTCCCGCTCGCCGTCACGGCGCTCTCGATTCCGGTGTTGCTCACCGCGTTCGGGATCTACGGCGACATCGACGCCGCGCTCGCGCCGTTCGCCGACCACCTCATCTTCCTCTTCATCGCGGGCTTCATGCTCGCGAACGCGCTCCAGAAGTACGACATCGACCGCCGGGTCGCGCTCTGGCTCATGGCGACGATGGGCTCCTCGCCGCGGAAGCTCATCGGCGCGGTCATGATCGCCACCGCGTTCTTCTCGATGTGGGTGTCGAACACCGCGACGTCCGCGATGATGGCGCCCATCGCCGTCGGCGTCCTCACGCAGGTCATCGGCCGCGAGGACCTGCGCGAGCAGGGCGACGAGGGCTCCTTCACGAACATGCAGGTCGCGATGCTGCTCGGCACCGCGTACGCCGCCTCGGTGGGCGGCGTCGGCACCCTCATCGGCACGCCGCCGAACGCAATCGTCGCCGGCCAACTCGAGCAGCTCCTCAACTACGAGATCACGTTCTTCGACTGGCTCCTCATCGGCATCCCCATCGTCGTCGTCACGCTCCCCATCGTCTGGTTCGTGCTCACGTACGTCCTCTTCCCGCCGGAGGTCGACGACGTGAGCGACGCGCGCGCCGAGGCCCGTCGCTACCTCCGCGAGGAGGGCGACCTCCCGCGCGAGGGCCGGATCGTCGCCGGCATCTTCGGCGCGACGGCGCTCCTCTGGGTGCTCGGCGGCCTCGGCGACTTCCTCCAGCCGTACATGAGCGCCGTGACGTACACGACGGTCTTCGGCGGTTCCGGTGAGACGCTGCTCGGTACGACGAACGGCCATCAGGGGCTCCTCTACTACGTGATGGTCGGCCTCTACGCGATCCCCGCGCTCGTCCTCTTCGACACGATGGAGTGGGAGGAGCTCGAGGACATCGACTGGGGCACCATCCTGCTGTTCGGCGGCGGCCTCTCGCTCGCCGCCGGGTTCGCGGAGACCGGCGCGACGAAGTGGATCGCGGAGACGGTGTTCAACGCGCTGACGGGCGCGCCCATCGTCCTCATCGTCGCCGTCGTCGTCCTCCTCATCATCTTCCTCACGGAGATGACGTCGAACACCGCGACCGCGACCATCATCGTCCCCGTGCTCATCAGCCTCGGCGGCGTGCTCGCGGCGACGCTCGGACTCGCGGACTACGCGGCCGCGATCTTCCTCGCGGTCTCCGGCGCCGTCGCTGCCTCCTTCGCGTTCGCGCTCCCGGTCGCGACCCCGCCGAACGCCATCGTCTTCGGCAGCGGCTACCTGGAGCAGAAACACATGATGCGCGCGGGCGTCGTCCTGAACCTCGTGATGACGGCCGTGCTGACCGTCCTCATCTACGCGCTGTTCACCTTCCTCTGGCCGGTCGTCCTCTGGTAACTCAGAGGTCGACGTACTCGTCCTCCCACTCGCGACGCGCTTCGAGTTCGCGTCGCCCGCGACGCGTCAGCGTGTAGTAGTTCGTTCGCTGGTCGAGTTGTCCCTTGTCGACGAGCCCCTTGTCGACGAGCGTGTCGAGGTTCGGGTAGAGTCGGCCGTGGTGGACCTCGCTCTCGTAGTACTCCTCGAGCTCCTCCTTGATCGCCAGCCCGTGCGGTTCGTCCCCACCCGCGATGACGTACATCAGATCTCGCTGAAACCCTGTCAGGTCGTTCATGTTACTACTGCCGATTGTCCGTATGCGGGTCGGTACTATAATTGTGGTGTAGTCGCGCCCGATATAATGTAATAAAAATAAACTGATGTGTCTGTGCACGTGACCGCCAGCGCGGGTCGCGGCACCACTCACTTTTGACGACACATTTATTACCACAGGGGCATTGGGTACAGGTGACGCTTCGCTTTGGAGGGCCGAAGCGTCAGCGGGGACCAATTCAGGGCGGCAGCGGCCGACCGGGCTGTTCCCGGTCGGCCGCTTCCATTCCGTTGCGTTTACCCGTGAGCGACGTTCTGCGTCGCTCGCTTTTCGAATACTACCACTCGATAGCGTCGCGTCCGTTCTGCGAGAGCGACCTACAGTTTCGACATCCCCCGCGCCTCCTCGGCGGCGTCGAGCGTCGAGTGGAGCGTCGCCTTCGATCCCGCCGCGTGAACGGCGGCGTTGACGGCGCCCTCGAGCACGGGCGCGTCCGCGAGCACCGCCTCGACGTCCGCCATCTCGACGGCGAGTTCGGCGTTCATCACCGCGCTCCCGAGGTCGACGAGCACGACGACGCCCTCGCCGTCGTCGGCCTCCTCGACACCGGCCGCGATGGCGTCCGCGTCCGTCCCGATGCCCCCGTCCGGGTCGCCGCCCGCCGCGACGAGCGATACCTCCTGAGCCATCTGCGCGGCCACCTCGACGATTCCCTCGGCGGCCGTCGCGCTGTGCGAGACGACGAGCAAGCCGACCATCTACGCGTCCCCCCCGTCCCCGGCGTCGCCGTGGACGGCGGCGTCGGCCGCGCTCGCGTCGTCGACCGACGCCTCGCCGAGTCGGTCTTCGGCGGTCGCGAGCAGTTCCTCGAGGACGAAGAGGGTGCTCGTCGCGCCCGGGTCGCGGTGGCCGACCCCGCGCAGGCCGAGATAGGACGCCCGACCCTTCGAGGCGCGCAACGGCACCGTGTATTCGACGCCGCGTCGGGCGGCGTCGACGGCCTTCGCGAGCGCATCCACGGACGGGAGGTCGTCCTCCTCGACGGCGCGCTGGAAGGTGTGGACGGCGGGCGTCACCGCGTCCACCATCGTCTTGTCACCGGGGCGCGCGCCGCCGCGCTCGGTGAGCTTCTCGCGGTAGGCCTCGGCGAACGCGACCGCGCTCTCGGCGTCGAGGCCGCCCTCGAGTTCCTGTGAGGCGGACAGCACGGAGCCGCCGTAGAGCGGACCGGCCGCGCCGCCGACCTCGGAGACGAGCGTCGTCCCGACCGTCTTCACGGCCTCGTCGATGGGTTTCCCCGCGAGCTCGTCGCGCTTCTCGGTGACGGCGCTGATGCCGCGCGCGAGGTTGTTCCCGTGGTCGGCGTCGCCGATTCGGGAGTCGAGTTCCGTGAGGTACGCCTGCTCGTCGTGGAGGCGCTCGTCGATGCGCTCGAGCGCGTCGAGCAGCGCCTCGGTATCCGAGTCCGCGCTCATTCGCCCACCGTGAGCGCGGGCGTCTCGGCGGGCGCCGCGAGCAGTTCCTTCAGTTCGTCGTCGACCCGGCAGACAGTCACCGAACAGCCCTTCATGTCGAGGCTGGTCATGTAGTCGCCGACCCACGCGTCGTGGACGTCGACGCCCGCCTCGTCGAGGCGTTCGGCGACGCGACGCTGGACGATGTAGAGTTCGGAGAGCGGCGTCCCCCCCATCCCGTTCACGATCGTGACGACTTCCTCGCCGGCCGCGACGTCGAGGTCATCGAGGACGTGGTCGAGGAGGGTGTCCGCCACCTCGTCCGCGGACGCCGTCTCCGTGCGCTCGACGCCGGGTTCGCCGTGGATGCCGATACCGAGTTCCATCTCGTCGTCCGCGAGGTCGAAGGTCTCCTCGCCCTTCTCGGGCGTGACGCAGGAGGTGAGCGCCATCCCCATCGTCCCGACGTTGTCGACGACCTTCTCGGCGACGCGCGCCACCTCATCGAGGTCCGCGCCCGCGGCGGCCTTCGCGCCCGCGCACTTGTGGACGAGGATGGTCCCGCAGACGCCGCGCCGCCCGCTCGTGTAGAGGGAGTCCTCGACGGCGACGTCGTCGTTGACGACGACCTGCTCGACGTCCTCGACGCCCTCCATACCGGCCATCTCCGCGCCGGTGTCGAAGTTCATCACGTCGCCCTCGTAGTTCTTCACGACGCAGAGGACGCCCGCGCCGCCGTCGGCGGCGTCGATGAGTGCCGAAAACTCGTCGGCGGTCGGCGAGGTGAACACCGCGCCGGCGGCCGCGCCGTCGAGCATGCCCTCCCCGACGTAGCCCGCGTGGGTCGGTTCGTGGCCGCTCCCACCGCCGGTGACGACGGCGACCTTCCCCTCGACGGGCCCGTCCGCGCGGACGAGGACGTCGGTGCCGTCGAGGCGTCGCAGGCCGTCGTGTGCCGCGACCATCCCGTCCAGCATCTCGTCGACGTACGCTGTCGGCTCGTTGATGAGCTTGTCCATGGTTCATCGTACCAAACGCGGTGGGTGACAAAAACGTTCGCGCCGGTGTGCGTCCGAACGGGACACGCTTTTTCGCGCGTCTCCCCCACGTGTCCGTATGGAAGTACGCGGGGAACGCGAGT carries:
- a CDS encoding GAF domain-containing protein — encoded protein: MILCVDPDADALAATRDALADAGYETATAGTAAEAYDALEATDSTTLDALVTEYELPDGTGLELVRGVRERAPDTTCILFTSTPVTDVDTAAFGDVIADYIAKDDPESRAELRDVLEHAIAFQCQTAYPLPEDEDARLAALERYALDADALGSALDRLGELATALFDVEAAAIGLIDAHEQRFLACHGIAFDPIEREETVCTYALLDEDVTVIEDVSEDPRFEANESLRAAGIAFYASASLVTPDGQAIGTFCVYDDEPRSFGERERELLTMLADEAMEQLELRRERAENGGGADA
- a CDS encoding DUF7504 family protein; the protein is MREGAYGFEGLPLADVEAGSSVLIAGPPHGGARTLALRMLAGAAEEGTVVVTTNRRAGRLAGDCERAGIAMDAERTAIIDCVGGEDADVSARVLPVSGPSDLTGIGMRFSDVHRSFERAGVDGVRTGVCSLSTLLSFGELQSVSRFVHTLVGRVDSVDGLGVFLVDPAMHDERALSTLSQFCSGRIDVREGEDGAEFRVRGLSGQSREWVGFDATLE
- a CDS encoding aminotransferase class III-fold pyridoxal phosphate-dependent enzyme, which encodes MDRDTAEVRVDSFPGERAREWVERHHEHAAPSTYVYDFVWDITEDAVGPFCTDVDGNVLLDFTAHVASAPLGYNNPKILEKLESFDLVDPMKIAGQDFYVSGGGSVEDPDLPGPTQLLDRLTDATSHYALDTAFLSNSGAEAVENAIKICYAERGHRGVTFDGAFHGRTLGALSLNRSKAVQRRGFPEVPGVLSLPYCACEGECTCGWKTDGPGGNRLADALHPTRGPVPADELAFVILEPQQGEGGYRVANDEFARDIAAAKEEHGFKVISDEIQSGLGRTGEMWGIDHLDLDPDVITSAKGLRVGATVANEDLFPEETGRLSSTWGAGDLLASAQGVATIEAIHEHDLLANVRERGRQFTDLLTDLDSEYVTDVRGRGLMLAIELDSKERRGALMKACLTRGLLTLGCGHKTLRLLPPLDATEREIDLGFAILADALDDPRVTQAGAGGDVV
- a CDS encoding MgtC/SapB family protein: MADLASTLAAAPIDSRVVRLGVAVGLGLFLGLEREWSQKAAGIRTFALISVLGTVFTTFDAATCGVTPVDGAIGAGCLPLLSAVGAGFVVVLAGVLMLDGLRRGSGGAETSLHLTTAVSLLVAYGVGLLVGLGEILPATVVAVTSSLLLVFKRELHELAWGLSAEELRSTAEFAIIAFVVYPLLPAGTYTLGVASYGVQIEPRVVWLMVVFVAGIGIANYVVVKAYGSRGIAVTGFFGGLASSTAVVGTMLDHVSRDEDAADYAVAGVLLANAAMALRNLVIVVVFTLGYADPPLVAVGVPLAVVVLGSVAVAYAVADWRTTVDVELSSPFSLRNALGFGAIFLLIVAGSGLASGAFGALGFYVTAVGSGLVSSAGVATSAVVLYRTGELAANEAAVAVMLATGASIVVKAGLAAASSNRAFARGVVTASAGLLVAAGVAVLLV
- a CDS encoding AI-2E family transporter yields the protein MDSRWDIDRARLGWWVTGLALASVLAYVVYSFIGTFVFGLFIYYAIRPVYRQLRTRIRPPSLAAAVSIVAFALPALLLLAYVSAIGLQEFNAYLTAHPDSFEQLEAMLQPYIDVSSIVQDPQSILDSPDALAAVRQILEAAQGYLGFFGSVAIHAFMMLIIVFYLLRDDQRLASWFHRRFDDADGVVHAYAKRIDRDFSIIFFGNILNAVMTAAIGGISYSLLDYAAPAGVGIPYPALVGLLVGIASLVPVVGIKLVYVPVSLLLLFRASSAAPGAFWFPAVFVAVSFVIVDVIPDLVLRPYVSGRNLHLGMVMLAYTFGPLLFGWHGIFLGPMLLVLVVHFVRLVLPELLAGARIEPEAVGPSMVTADTVQTSLADVTASVRSDEED
- a CDS encoding SLC13 family permease — encoded protein: MIRPDLSTQRGRLAVVAFAALATVLIALAPTPEGLSLAGKYAVATLIFAAICWVSGALPLAVTALSIPVLLTAFGIYGDIDAALAPFADHLIFLFIAGFMLANALQKYDIDRRVALWLMATMGSSPRKLIGAVMIATAFFSMWVSNTATSAMMAPIAVGVLTQVIGREDLREQGDEGSFTNMQVAMLLGTAYAASVGGVGTLIGTPPNAIVAGQLEQLLNYEITFFDWLLIGIPIVVVTLPIVWFVLTYVLFPPEVDDVSDARAEARRYLREEGDLPREGRIVAGIFGATALLWVLGGLGDFLQPYMSAVTYTTVFGGSGETLLGTTNGHQGLLYYVMVGLYAIPALVLFDTMEWEELEDIDWGTILLFGGGLSLAAGFAETGATKWIAETVFNALTGAPIVLIVAVVVLLIIFLTEMTSNTATATIIVPVLISLGGVLAATLGLADYAAAIFLAVSGAVAASFAFALPVATPPNAIVFGSGYLEQKHMMRAGVVLNLVMTAVLTVLIYALFTFLWPVVLW
- a CDS encoding PadR family transcriptional regulator; translated protein: MNDLTGFQRDLMYVIAGGDEPHGLAIKEELEEYYESEVHHGRLYPNLDTLVDKGLVDKGQLDQRTNYYTLTRRGRRELEARREWEDEYVDL
- the dhaM gene encoding dihydroxyacetone kinase phosphoryl donor subunit DhaM encodes the protein MVGLLVVSHSATAAEGIVEVAAQMAQEVSLVAAGGDPDGGIGTDADAIAAGVEEADDGEGVVVLVDLGSAVMNAELAVEMADVEAVLADAPVLEGAVNAAVHAAGSKATLHSTLDAAEEARGMSKL
- the dhaL gene encoding dihydroxyacetone kinase subunit DhaL, whose product is MSADSDTEALLDALERIDERLHDEQAYLTELDSRIGDADHGNNLARGISAVTEKRDELAGKPIDEAVKTVGTTLVSEVGGAAGPLYGGSVLSASQELEGGLDAESAVAFAEAYREKLTERGGARPGDKTMVDAVTPAVHTFQRAVEEDDLPSVDALAKAVDAARRGVEYTVPLRASKGRASYLGLRGVGHRDPGATSTLFVLEELLATAEDRLGEASVDDASAADAAVHGDAGDGGDA
- the dhaK gene encoding dihydroxyacetone kinase subunit DhaK codes for the protein MDKLINEPTAYVDEMLDGMVAAHDGLRRLDGTDVLVRADGPVEGKVAVVTGGGSGHEPTHAGYVGEGMLDGAAAGAVFTSPTADEFSALIDAADGGAGVLCVVKNYEGDVMNFDTGAEMAGMEGVEDVEQVVVNDDVAVEDSLYTSGRRGVCGTILVHKCAGAKAAAGADLDEVARVAEKVVDNVGTMGMALTSCVTPEKGEETFDLADDEMELGIGIHGEPGVERTETASADEVADTLLDHVLDDLDVAAGEEVVTIVNGMGGTPLSELYIVQRRVAERLDEAGVDVHDAWVGDYMTSLDMKGCSVTVCRVDDELKELLAAPAETPALTVGE